From a single Pseudophryne corroboree isolate aPseCor3 chromosome 6, aPseCor3.hap2, whole genome shotgun sequence genomic region:
- the LOC134934945 gene encoding histone H2B 1.1, which yields MPEPAKSAPAPKKGSKKAVTKTQKKDGKKRRKSRKESYAIYVYKVLKQVHPDTGISSKAMGIMNSFVNDIFERIAGEASRLAHYNKRSTITSREIQTAVRLLLPGELAKHAVSEGTKAVTKYTSAK from the coding sequence ATGCCTGAACCAGCAAAGTCCGCGCCGGCGCCCAAGAAGGGCTCAAAGAAGGCCGTAaccaagacccagaagaaagatggaaagaagcgtaggaagagcaggaaggagagttacgccatctacgtgtacaaggtgctgaagcaggtgcaccctgacaccggcatctcctccaaggctatgggcatcatgaactcctttgtcaatgacatttttgagcgcattgcgggggaagcttcccgcctggctcactacaacaagcgctccaccatcacctcccgggagatccagaccgccgtacgcctgctgctgccgggagagttggccaagcacgccgtgtccgagggcaccaaggccgtcaccaagtacaccagcgccaagtaa
- the LOC134934433 gene encoding histone H2A type 1-like: protein MSGRGKQGGKTRAKAKTRSSRAGLQFPVGRVHRLLRKGNYAERVGAGAPVYLAAVLEYLTAEILELAGNAARDNKKTRIIPRHLQLAVRNDEELNKLLGGVTIAQGGVLPNIQAVLLPKKTESHKPAKSK from the coding sequence ATGTCCGGCAGAGGCAAACAAGGCGGCAAGACCCGGGCTAAGGCCAAGACTCGCTCATCCCGGGCCGGTCTCCAGTTCCCAGTCGGTCGCGTTCACCGTCTGCTGAGGAAAGGAAACTATGCTGAGCGAGTGGGAGCCGGTGCCCCGGTCTATCTGGCCGCGGTGCTGGAGTATCTGACGGCTGAGATCCTGGAGCTCGCCGGAAACGCCGCTCGCGACAACAAGAAGACCCGCATCatcccccgccacctgcagctggctgtgcgcaacgacgaagagctcaacaagctgctcggtggggtgaccatcgcccagggaggcgttctgcccaacatccaggccgtgctgctgcccaagaagaccGAGAGCCACAAACCGGCCAAGAGCAAGTAA
- the LOC134934947 gene encoding histone H3, which yields MARTKQTARKSTGGKAPRKQLATKAARKSAPATGGVKKPHRYRPGTVALREIRRYQKSTELLIRKLPFQRLVREIAQDFKTDLRFQSSAVMALQEASEAYLVGLFEDTNLCAIHAKRVTIMPKDIQLARRIRGERA from the coding sequence ATGGCCAGGACCAAGCAGACCGCCCGCAAATCTACAGGAGGGAAAGCTCCCCGCAAGCAGCTGGCAACGAAAGCTGCCCGGAAGAGCGCCCCAGCTACCGGCGGCGTGAAGAAACCTCACCGCTATCGTCCTGGAACTGTTGCTCTTCGCGAGATCCGCCGGTATCAGAAATCCACTGAGCTGCTGatccgcaagctgcccttccagcgtctggtgcgtgagatcgcccaggacttcaagactgacctgcgcttccagagctccgccgtcatggccctacaagaggccagcgaggcttatctggtggggctgttcgaggacaccaacctgtgcgccatccacgccaagagggtgaccatcatgcccaaagacatccagctggcccgcaggatccgaggggagagggcatag